In a genomic window of Sphingomonas koreensis:
- a CDS encoding polynucleotide kinase-phosphatase: protein MPAEAPAAHNWSAWVVRTRLWTDRREETGPFDIIGDVHGCADELETLLGELGYAVTWNGKEVTVTPPEGRRVVFVGDLVDRGPRSPDVLRIAKHMVDAGTGMVVVGNHDDKLKRHLDGRNVKVSHGLAETIEQLAQEPPEFAAEMRKWLDSLISHYVLDGGKLVVAHAGLKEEMQGRASGAVRSFCMYGETTGEIDEFGLPVRWDWAADYKGKAKVVYGHTPVLEANWVNGTICIDTGCVFGGKLTALRYPELDLVEVPAQRTYYEPIRPLASPAADTGMAPNQLNLSDVLGKQVIETRHYHHVTVREENAAAALEVMSRYAVDPRWLIHLPPTMSPAETSAQDGWLERPEEAFAYYGSKGVRTLVAEEKHMGSRGLIVLSRTQEAAAKRFGVHDGARGVIVTRTGRRFFNDAELEAAALHRLDLAMETSGLWSELDSDWVLWDAEILPWSMKAGSLVRGQYAAVGSAAIAGLSALDTALAATRARGVPIDELATATAARLDDATRYRAAYNRYVAPFAGIEDLRIAPFHLLASEAAVHDSKDHLWHMAAAHRLAAADPALLLATQYRRIDLDEPAQVADAIAWWEAMTAGGGEGMVVKPLDFVARGQKGLLQPAIKCRGREYLQIIYGPHYDRPENLERLKKRGVGHKRSMALREFALGLEALHRFVEHAPLTRVHQCVFGVLAMESEPVDPRL, encoded by the coding sequence ATGCCAGCGGAGGCTCCGGCCGCCCACAACTGGTCTGCATGGGTCGTGCGCACGCGGCTGTGGACCGATCGCCGCGAAGAGACCGGCCCGTTCGATATCATCGGTGACGTGCACGGCTGCGCCGATGAGCTCGAGACGCTGCTCGGCGAGCTCGGCTATGCCGTGACCTGGAACGGCAAGGAGGTGACGGTCACGCCGCCCGAAGGCCGTCGCGTGGTCTTTGTAGGCGACCTCGTTGACCGTGGCCCGCGTTCACCCGACGTGCTGCGCATCGCGAAGCACATGGTCGACGCCGGCACCGGCATGGTCGTCGTCGGCAACCATGACGACAAGCTCAAGCGTCATCTCGATGGTCGCAACGTCAAGGTCAGCCATGGGCTCGCCGAGACGATCGAGCAGCTTGCCCAGGAGCCGCCCGAGTTCGCGGCCGAGATGCGCAAATGGCTCGACAGCCTGATCAGCCACTATGTGCTCGACGGCGGCAAGCTGGTCGTCGCCCACGCGGGGCTCAAGGAGGAGATGCAAGGCCGCGCTTCTGGCGCGGTGCGCAGCTTCTGCATGTATGGCGAGACCACCGGCGAGATCGACGAGTTCGGCCTGCCGGTGCGTTGGGACTGGGCCGCGGACTACAAGGGCAAGGCGAAGGTCGTTTACGGACATACACCCGTGCTCGAGGCGAACTGGGTCAACGGCACGATCTGCATCGACACCGGTTGCGTGTTCGGCGGAAAGCTGACTGCGTTGCGCTATCCCGAGCTCGACCTGGTCGAGGTGCCCGCGCAGCGCACCTATTACGAGCCGATCCGGCCGTTGGCATCGCCGGCGGCGGATACCGGCATGGCGCCGAACCAGCTCAACCTCTCCGACGTGCTCGGCAAGCAGGTCATCGAGACGCGACACTATCATCATGTCACGGTGCGCGAGGAGAACGCCGCGGCCGCGCTTGAGGTGATGAGTCGCTATGCGGTCGATCCGCGCTGGCTGATTCACCTGCCGCCGACCATGTCGCCGGCGGAGACCAGCGCACAGGATGGTTGGCTGGAGCGCCCCGAGGAAGCCTTTGCCTATTACGGCAGCAAAGGCGTGCGGACGCTGGTGGCTGAAGAAAAGCACATGGGGTCCCGCGGGCTGATCGTGTTGTCGCGGACGCAGGAGGCGGCTGCGAAGCGGTTCGGCGTGCATGACGGCGCGCGCGGCGTGATCGTCACGCGCACCGGACGGCGCTTCTTCAACGACGCCGAGCTGGAAGCGGCGGCCCTGCATCGCCTCGACCTGGCAATGGAAACATCGGGGCTCTGGTCAGAGCTCGATAGCGACTGGGTGCTTTGGGACGCCGAGATCCTGCCGTGGAGCATGAAGGCAGGGTCGCTGGTGCGTGGACAATATGCCGCGGTGGGATCGGCGGCGATCGCCGGGTTGAGCGCGCTCGACACGGCGCTCGCGGCAACTCGGGCGCGTGGTGTGCCGATAGACGAGCTCGCGACCGCAACCGCGGCGCGCCTCGACGACGCGACACGCTATCGCGCGGCTTATAACCGCTATGTCGCGCCCTTCGCCGGGATCGAGGATCTACGGATCGCCCCGTTCCACCTGCTCGCGAGCGAAGCCGCGGTACACGACAGCAAGGATCATCTCTGGCACATGGCGGCCGCGCACCGTCTGGCCGCGGCCGATCCCGCATTGCTGCTGGCGACGCAATATCGCCGGATCGATCTCGACGAGCCGGCACAGGTGGCTGACGCGATCGCATGGTGGGAGGCGATGACCGCCGGCGGCGGCGAAGGCATGGTGGTCAAGCCGTTGGACTTTGTGGCGCGTGGGCAGAAGGGACTACTCCAGCCCGCCATCAAATGCCGCGGCCGGGAGTATCTGCAGATCATCTACGGCCCCCACTATGATCGCCCGGAGAACCTCGAACGGCTGAAGAAGCGCGGCGTGGGGCACAAGCGCTCCATGGCGCTTCGCGAATTCGCGCTGGGGCTGGAAGCGCTGCATCGCTTCGTGGAGCACGCACCCCTGACGCGGGTGCATCAATGCGTGTTCGGCGTGCTGGCGATGGAGAGCGAGCCGGTCGATCCGCGGTTGTAA
- a CDS encoding tyrosine-type recombinase/integrase yields the protein MGKLTAAKIRSLTEPGRYSDGDGLFLEINGKGAASWILRIQNNGKRQDIGLGSTKSVSLKDARDAAFATRQRIAQGIDPVAERKQERQAIPTFREAAKLVHEEHEKAWKNGKHQNQWIAILTIYAFPKIGDLTVDKIEGPAIREVLIPIWLSKPETARRVRQRIGTVLDWACAKGFRATEAPMRSLSKGLPRQPKKDGHFAAMPYADVPAFVEKLGERESVGRLALEALILTATRSGEIRGATWAELDLKAALGTIPAARMKMGRVHIVPLSPQAVAVFERAQTYKAGISDLVFAGQVRTTGGMNLAGQSPQSLARLRRGHRYYNRGSTGSLSIASTPNTH from the coding sequence ATGGGAAAGCTCACTGCGGCCAAAATCCGGTCTCTGACCGAACCCGGCCGATACTCCGACGGCGACGGACTATTCCTCGAGATCAATGGCAAAGGAGCCGCCAGCTGGATTCTCCGCATCCAGAATAATGGAAAACGACAGGATATCGGGCTGGGCTCGACAAAGTCGGTTTCTCTGAAGGATGCACGCGATGCGGCCTTCGCCACGCGGCAGAGAATCGCGCAAGGAATCGATCCGGTCGCAGAACGCAAGCAGGAGCGCCAGGCTATCCCGACGTTCCGCGAAGCGGCCAAATTGGTTCATGAAGAGCATGAAAAGGCGTGGAAGAACGGCAAGCATCAGAACCAGTGGATTGCGATCCTAACGATCTACGCCTTTCCCAAGATTGGCGACCTGACCGTCGATAAGATCGAGGGGCCAGCGATTCGAGAGGTGCTGATCCCGATCTGGCTGTCCAAGCCAGAGACTGCGAGGCGAGTACGGCAACGTATTGGCACGGTTCTCGATTGGGCTTGCGCCAAAGGGTTTCGGGCCACCGAAGCGCCGATGCGGTCGCTTTCCAAAGGATTGCCTCGCCAGCCCAAGAAGGACGGCCATTTTGCCGCTATGCCCTATGCCGACGTTCCGGCTTTCGTCGAAAAGCTTGGAGAACGTGAATCCGTCGGGCGGCTTGCGTTGGAAGCGCTCATTTTGACCGCCACCCGATCGGGAGAGATCCGCGGCGCGACCTGGGCGGAGCTTGATCTGAAAGCCGCCCTAGGGACCATCCCAGCTGCACGCATGAAAATGGGTAGGGTCCATATCGTGCCGCTGTCGCCGCAGGCCGTCGCCGTATTCGAACGCGCCCAGACGTATAAAGCCGGGATCAGCGACCTCGTGTTTGCTGGCCAAGTTCGAACCACTGGCGGCATGAATCTGGCTGGCCAAAGTCCGCAATCGCTGGCCCGGCTCCGGAGGGGCCATCGCTATTACAACCGCGGATCGACCGGCTCGCTCTCCATCGCCAGCACGCCGAACACGCATTGA
- a CDS encoding peptidylprolyl isomerase: MLTLALALALQATPAAAPKPSDPLPADWKPVPDDELLVMTLAGDRRVYIRLAPRYTPVHAANIRKLAAARWWDGESVYRVHDNYVVQWGDPTEKKPLPAGVIAQPPAEYDWPVYDAVTKLTRSDPYSTATGHSADGWPLATDGKVAWLPHCYAMVGVARDLAPSTGSGGDLYVVIGHGPRHLDRNIAIVGRVLEGIEHLSSLPRGTEGGLGLYKDKRQHVPIVSVRLASDLPAAERPHFQYRAADNARFAAWVKARENREPPFFNLPSGGADICNAMPPVRRTP; the protein is encoded by the coding sequence ATGCTGACGCTCGCTCTCGCGCTCGCCCTTCAGGCCACTCCTGCCGCGGCACCCAAGCCGTCCGATCCGCTGCCCGCGGACTGGAAGCCGGTGCCCGACGACGAGCTGCTGGTGATGACGCTTGCGGGCGACCGGCGCGTCTATATCCGCCTTGCGCCGCGCTACACGCCGGTGCACGCCGCCAACATCCGCAAGCTCGCCGCGGCGCGCTGGTGGGATGGCGAGAGCGTCTATCGGGTCCACGACAATTATGTCGTGCAATGGGGGGATCCGACCGAGAAGAAGCCGCTGCCCGCGGGCGTGATCGCGCAGCCGCCCGCCGAATATGACTGGCCGGTCTATGATGCGGTGACGAAGCTTACCCGCAGCGACCCCTATTCGACCGCCACGGGCCACAGCGCCGATGGCTGGCCGCTCGCCACCGACGGCAAGGTCGCCTGGCTTCCGCATTGCTACGCCATGGTCGGCGTGGCGCGCGATCTGGCGCCCAGTACCGGGAGCGGCGGCGATCTCTATGTGGTAATCGGCCATGGCCCGCGCCATCTCGACCGCAACATCGCGATCGTCGGCCGCGTGCTCGAGGGGATCGAGCATCTCTCGTCGCTCCCGCGCGGCACCGAAGGCGGGCTTGGCCTCTACAAGGACAAGCGCCAGCACGTGCCGATCGTCAGCGTCCGCCTCGCCAGCGACCTGCCCGCCGCGGAACGCCCGCATTTCCAGTATCGCGCCGCGGACAATGCGCGCTTCGCGGCATGGGTGAAGGCGCGCGAGAATCGCGAACCGCCCTTCTTCAACCTGCCTTCAGGCGGCGCCGATATCTGCAATGCGATGCCGCCGGTGCGCCGGACGCCTTAG
- a CDS encoding ABC-type transport auxiliary lipoprotein family protein — protein MTMKKLAPLALVLALGGCIRFGAEAPPSLLTLTPDASIAVGETVSSATARSISIAALNVPQELAVARVPVQSNATNIAYLKDAHWVEPPSRLFARLLSDTVSARTGRVVLSLRQSFSDPGARLGGELRTFGIDATTNEAVVTFDATLARDRPADANGARAPQAFERRRFEARVPVAAIDAASAGTALNRAANQVAGQVADWVGR, from the coding sequence ATGACGATGAAAAAGCTCGCCCCTCTCGCGCTTGTGCTGGCCTTGGGCGGTTGCATCCGCTTCGGCGCCGAGGCGCCCCCGTCGCTGCTCACCCTCACCCCCGACGCGTCGATCGCGGTGGGCGAAACGGTGAGCTCGGCGACTGCCAGGTCGATCAGCATCGCCGCGCTCAACGTGCCGCAGGAGCTGGCGGTGGCGCGGGTGCCGGTGCAGTCGAACGCGACCAACATTGCCTATCTCAAGGACGCGCACTGGGTCGAGCCGCCCAGCCGCCTGTTCGCGCGGCTCCTGTCGGATACGGTTTCGGCGCGGACCGGACGGGTCGTGCTCAGCCTGCGCCAATCCTTCTCCGATCCGGGCGCTCGGCTGGGCGGCGAGTTGCGCACCTTCGGGATCGACGCCACGACCAATGAGGCTGTCGTGACGTTCGACGCGACGCTGGCGCGCGATCGCCCGGCGGACGCCAATGGCGCTCGCGCACCGCAGGCTTTCGAGCGCCGCCGCTTCGAGGCGCGCGTGCCCGTCGCCGCGATCGATGCGGCATCCGCCGGCACCGCGCTCAACCGCGCGGCCAATCAGGTTGCGGGGCAGGTTGCCGACTGGGTCGGGCGCTAA